TTAATGAATTACATAACTTCCACTTTATTGCCAGTAAAGTaggcttctttaaaaaacaatgatGTCATGATGTTGTCTTTGTAGATTGGTTGGCTATATTTAGAAACATCAACCTATTCCTTTAAATACTGTGGTCATCATGATAGTCTTTGAAGAGTGGTGGGAAGTTCTCTCTGCAGGGGAACCAGTGACCTAAGGAAGCTGAGGtggcaacagttttaaaagaaaccaaTGTAATACTGAACatcaagaaagagaagaaggttGATACTGGAAATCACTATCCTGTAAGTCTAACAAACTTCTATCTCATATAAATTAGCCATGAATATATGAAGACTGAAAACACTTTATTAACTCCCACATGGCAACGGATCTATGAGCAAAAGCAGCATGGACTTACACAGGATAGCTATTGCCAGTGGTAGAATTCCACTAGCAGACCATGGCAGGAAAAATGTAGTCAGTAAAGCCGATTTGCATAGTTGTTCAGTACAGTGTTTTATACTCCATCTCACTCACAAAATTAAGTCATTCAATCCAGAAAATGAAGGCTGTTATGGACTGAACACTGACCATAAACAATGTCTGAgatgataaaacagaaatataaggCACTGCAAGAGTCTTGGTTACATCCAGACTTGGTTTATGCCTTCATTTTTTGATCTATAATAATAGTCAAGAGCAAGGTACTCACAATTTCAGAAGATTCTGAtaccacagaaattaaaagggaaaaaaaaatagggaacAAAGGTAAGACAGAgtatggagagaaaaaaggagagaaggagaagaattCCAAACTAATGGgatttctcctctcctccttctacCCTGCacaagagctaaaaaaaaaaaaaaaaaaaaaaaaagcccagcatGGGAATAATCCATTTTGTACTTCATCTTGGTTTTCAAGGAATGGCTGCTCTTAGGAGAAAGCTAACTGTAGTTGGAGATGACTGCTGTGGTAAGACGTGCCTCCTCTTTGCTCTGTGTCACAAGCAGCTTCCCAAGACCTATGAGCCAACTCTGTTTGACGCTTACACCACTGACACAGAAGTAGATGGGAAAGAGATGAAACTAATTCTCTTCGATGTGGCAGGGAAGAATGAAGTCAGTTACCGAAATCTCCGCTCAGTGTTCTACGAGGACACCGACATTATTTTAATGTGCTTCTCTGTGGACAGGCATGACTCACAGCAAAACATCCTTGATTTTTGGATTCCAGAAATCAAAGTGTTCTGCCCCACAGTACCTATTATTCTGGTGGCTACCAAGACAGAACTAAGGGGCGATGAAGGTATTAAGAAGAAACTAACTTCTCCAGGCAATGAGCCAATTAGCactacagaaggaaaagctttaGCTGCCAGCATTGGGGCATATGCTTATCTGGAGTGTTCTGCCAAGACAAAAGAAGGTATTGATACAGCCCTGGAGATTATTAGCCAATGTGcattaaatgagaaaaggaggagaaagaggcacTACAGGCGCTGCCAAATTTTGTAAGAGGAGTGaatattattttgttgttggaTTTCATCCTCTGGAAAGGTAAGTAGATgtctttgttgctgttgtgtGGGTGCTATAAGGGCTGCTtttataagagaaaaaaaatcccttataTCTGCAAAGTGTCACACTTGAAAAGTTGAATTTGTTTCCTTCTCCACCTCCAAAACAGGCTGAAGAGCACAGTTCCAGATTTGAGCTGAGTACTGGTCTTGAGAAATGGAAATGACCAAGCTACAGTTCTCCGCAGAGGTTTT
This window of the Buteo buteo chromosome 17, bButBut1.hap1.1, whole genome shotgun sequence genome carries:
- the LOC142040804 gene encoding ras-like GTP-binding protein RHO — encoded protein: MAALRRKLTVVGDDCCGKTCLLFALCHKQLPKTYEPTLFDAYTTDTEVDGKEMKLILFDVAGKNEVSYRNLRSVFYEDTDIILMCFSVDRHDSQQNILDFWIPEIKVFCPTVPIILVATKTELRGDEGIKKKLTSPGNEPISTTEGKALAASIGAYAYLECSAKTKEGIDTALEIISQCALNEKRRRKRHYRRCQIL